Below is a window of Rhodamnia argentea isolate NSW1041297 chromosome 11, ASM2092103v1, whole genome shotgun sequence DNA.
AAACACTCTTCATTTTCCCTTGAAACGACAACTGAAATCAGCATAtgcatttgagagagagagagagagagcagtagAAACAAAAAGTTTGGACTTTCTTGCGGTTTCATGGGCCATACTTTGCTTGTTCAGCTGTTTACTCATTATCCTCTTTAGTCGCTCTTGAGGAGTTTCCTTTTTCTCTACTTGTTTTGATGGCCCCCCAGATGTTCCTTTTGTTAACTTTGCTAAAGCCGAAGAAGTACTGCAAAAGGTACAGTTGACAAAGTCAAAAGAGTCTCAGTACATGCAAAAGTGCACGTGGTGAACCCTACCATCCGCACACGCATAATCATTAAATGACATCAgtaaatacaatagatttacaAATCCAATCATGTACCTCGCTGATGGTTTCTGCTTAGCATTCTTTTCCTTGTCGAGGGACACACCAGAGGCTGGATCTACATGCAAGGCTTCAAGTATGTGACTGGATAATGGCCTGCAACACAGAAAGGTGTTAGGAATACCGATATTACATCGCCCATCTAACCAATCACATTATACGAGTCCAGTTTCAGGGGAAATATGAGCTTCAGAAAGGAAGCTTCCTTCCCTTTCCCTCTTTGCATTAGGCCGATAATATTAGGCCTGATCTATTCTAGATCACAAAGGTTTGCCTCAGGTAACAAAACGGGGGTAAGCTGCAGCAGTAAACACTGTCCAATCTATCTTTGCAAGAATTAAAGGTCCAGTGCTCCGACCGGTTCAGCACATCAGCCTGAGATGGAGGAGATGATGGTGGAGAAAGTCCTTCAAGCTTTGGTCCCCCTGAATCACCAGAGCCCCCAAATTCTGTAATATACTCTATCTTAGGAGTTTTTGGCTTGCTTCTGTGATCATCATTAGTGTATGATCCACGACCATAACGCCTGGAGAATGATGGCGACCTAGATCTGGATCTGCAAAGCAAGAAAACGAAACAGAATTTACCAAAATCTTTAGAGGGAAGTTAACCTAACAGCGGTCGACCTTCCCAAAGAATTATTACATACCTTCGAGAACGTGGATAAGCATCATAAGTTGGACTTCGTCTAGTTTCCCTATAAGTTAAGACAAAGCAGCATCAGATGTCAGATTACTTGACAGAGATACACTCTGTAGAAAGAAAACAACTGAAGCGACCTATATAAACTATTCTCTCACTAGGACAGAACCGGTCAGTGATAAATGAAACAATGTTCTCAATCACATGCACGACTGCCTTCTTTCCCTGGATCTCACTTGCAGCAAATTGACATCTTAAAATTTCTTCTACATGAAACTTTTAACTAAAATACCTTACCGGTAGGGATCATGATGAAGAACTCGGTTCCCCGTTATGCGAGCAGCTTCCCTTTCCTTCTCCCTTTCAATCTGAGAAGCCTTCCTCCTCTCCTTTCGACTGAGCTTTCTCTAAAAGTTCCAAAGAATGCAATTAACAACTTCATCCAATCACTGTTTATGACAATGTGAGAATCTCCACCCAATCCATATATAGAGTCAACTTACAATTGCAGGATCGCCTTTGATGActtccttttgccttttctcttcctctttagCCTTTTTATCCATATGTACAAGCCAGCCATACCTTTTCACTCCAAAGTCTTTAGCAATTGCATCCATACCTTCATCATTACTATCATCACTGTTAAAATCTTCATCTacatcttcatcatcctcctcctcctcatcatcatcatcatcgtcgccATCTGAATAAGCATTTTCCTCCCTCCCATCCATGTCATAAGAGAATCCCACCTGTGAATAGGAGCCCTTGCTTGCAGGAGGCTGTGGCTGCTGAGTTCTGCtagaaacagaagaagaaaaactctaaaccaAGGCTGCCTAAGATAAGCCAGGAAAGGGAACGCCAAAATAAATGTAAAACATACTTCTAAAGAAAACCACACCTGGTCCAGATAGATCTAAAGAGGGACAAAGCAAAAAACAAATCTCAACAATCATGCAACAAATTTTCAAGAATCCCTGACCTGTCAGGTGCAAATAAAGCAGTAGTTTTTGCTTCCATTTCTTGATTCACATGTTGCAAACCCTCCACATCCGTAACTGTTAAGGTCAAAGCTTCGATTGTAAAGATTAAATGAAATGAAGAGCCATAGAACTGACAATAATATTGATTAACCACTTTTATGTATTGCGCTCATACTAAGAATAGATGAAAAAAGTGCACATCATATGTTGAACAAATTTAACGCATCATATTCAAAAAAGTACCGACATCCTCTACGTCGATGCTTAATTAAATCCCGATAACGCTCAAAATTAACAAACTCCTCtagttcttcctcttcttcggaCTTTTCCTTAACCCGAGAATGCTTTGACTCGCGAATAAAATCGAGCAGGGCACGTCCATCAAATCTGCATatgaagagaaaaagatattAAGATCTGAAATGGTATGTAAGAACAAGTTGAAGCTGGCATGAGAAAAATTGTAGCCTTTTTGTTGCGGAGGAGAGAATGAAGTTGTAGTGGACAATAAACACAGATTATTACCTGTCAATTAGAATATCCTCTTTCCCATTCCATGGTATCCTAGAAAGAAATTGAACATTAGTCAACTTCATATCAGAGTAAAATTTAGCAATTACATAAGGAagttgcaaaaaataaaaattggactTAAAAATGAGGAACATCAATACCACATGAAAAGTTCATCAGCATTTCCAATGCCTAGAGTTCAGACCAAGTTTCTTATCCATGCAAAAAGCAAGTCAGTTTTTGTGCATAATTTCAAAATACAGTACCCTCATATGAGATGTTGTGGCGACAAATGACTTTGCACCAGAAAGATATCTTCTTCCACGATTCAGTCCATATTATATAGGCTCTTAAAATGAACATCCAATCCATAATATCCCTTAATGATATCTTCTTTGTAGATTACCGATACGATATttgtctaaataaaaaaatttcaatccaCCATGAAATCTCAACTTCCAATCATGTTAAATCCAACAAGGCTAAATATCTCAAACAGGCCTGTTCAAACTTCACAGCGACAAAACAAAATGGAGGGGAATTTCACCTCACAAGTCAAATATATCTATAGAGAGAATATAGCAATTTGTAACTTGCAATCTTAGTCGCCCAAAGGAATGTATCTCATCCCATGATTTATAAAGGCTACCAACTTTTCACACTCTAGAAAAAGAATATTACACAATCTGCTTTGCACACCAACCTCATTCGTCTAATAAGAACATGCCATTGCCGGGCAATTCACCAGAAGCTaaaatgtataatttttttaaatctgcaACAAAACCTATCCACCTATTTCACAATCTGGGTACACCACACAAGCAGTGACATCACAAGGGAGGCCGAGAATTCGACAGCTTCACAATGTTACAGTTGGTGCAGGCAGCAGATACTAAACAAAACACAAAGCCACACAgcccttttcaaaatttcagcTCCCGAAAGACATCACGAGGCTAAAATCCAACACTCATCAATCCCAACCAGAAAACTATTAATAAATCGAGATCGCAACCCAAAACTGAGCATCATCATCAATCCACAGTCGAAccacgaaaaagaaaacaaagaacagAACCGAGAACAGCCCACGAGCAATATGGAAAATGAAGAGACAGAGCGGGTCGCCATACAATCCTTGCTGGTCCTGAGTGGCTTGGTAGAGGCCGTCGTCGCGGTACATACGGCACCGAGAACCAACGGCCTGGATCGACTGTTGCGGGTCGCCACGCCTCTTGGCCAAGAACACGGCCCGCCTCTGAGCTCTCTTACGTGCCGCGTCCATCATGTCGTGCACCTTCTTCTCCGATCTCCGCGCCTCGTGCCACATCTTCTCCTACCCCGATCGATTTCCCCTCAATTTCCTCTCGGTCGACAAGAACTCGAAACCCTAAACTCGATTGCgcaggcgagagagagagagagagagagagagagagaggtgtgtgCCCTGTGGTGGTACGCCGATGCTTCTGGAGTCCCCATTGGCTGGTGCAGCGTCCAGGCGTCCTCGGGTGCTCCCACGATCTACGCCGTCCACGTCAGCACAGCTTAGCCCGGGCTTAGTGATGTTGATCTGCCCGATTGAGAGAAATGTTGAGAAAAATTCGATTAGCGCCACCAATAGTGAAGTGATCCCCAATTTTTCATATGACCATAATTTGACCCGTCCCAATAAATATTTCTTGATTATGGTCACTAGCCTATGCTCTTCTTGCCTGAAGCAGCATAGCCAACTGTTTCTCTTAAACCAACAAAACTCATGTTTGTTTTAGTGTCAAACGTGGATTCGAGGATAATCTTTACCAACCCAAAGTCACCAATATGTCCAACTATAAGCACATTACTTGGCTTTAGATCGCAATAAATTATTGGGCTTTGGCGTTGACTATAGATATAATTTAATGCATAGCAACGTCGATAGAAATGTTTATCATTTGGGCGAGACTCAATCTCTTTGAGTGCCCATCTCCTTCATTTGGAGCTGGATTTGGGTGCGGCCACTCTTATAGGCTGCCATTGATCAAAAACCCCTAATCTTAAGTCTTAAACTCATCACCCTTATAATCAATGCCCGAGCACGCCATCTAAACTTTCATGAGATTTTGGTGCTTCATGTGCTTTGAAACTTCTCATTCTACTTTGAAGCTCTTGAGAGCATCATGCCGTGTTCAATTAAGCACCTTTAACCATAATGACATTTCCAATTCTCCTAGAGCAGTCCATGTACACGGACCCAAAATTTCCGACCCCAATTAGATGGCACCTCggtcattattttattttcaatatgtCAAGGACTGGTATATGATATACTTTAAATAAGTGGTCGTTCGAATCATTATGTATATTATCTCTCATTAATTGGTAAACGGCAGATTTATTaaatttgaaagggaaaagtacaattgaaaattattcCATTTTTGGGAAATACATACCAATACCTTTGATTTCAATGGTTGACATGATTTGTCTtgtatttttcttccattccttgtcatttcttttctttttatttaaaatactaTTCAAATTGAATATTTGGATTATTCGTCATCTACTTATTCTAAGTatattatttaagtgctaattttttttatttgtcatgTATTTCTGCCAACAGAAGTCCCACAACACATTGGAGAAACCATCAGTTCACACGTTGGAGTGACCACTGACAATGAAAAAGGGTCGTTTTATTGTACAACTGACATTGTCCTGGGACTTGAGATATTAATATCAATTTATTCGTCACTTAGTCTCCATTTATTCTGTGAAAAATCTATTAGAAACCATCTTCCTCATTTTCTAGTGTTTTTAGATCGTTGCAGAGAATGAGTTAACGAAAAATCTTTTTATATAGTCAAAGGAAAACCTATATTTAATTCATGAAATAAAACCATCTTTTAAcgatcaaaaatcatttttcattataCGACTCGACATAAACACTTGGATGAGAGATGTTGGCATTTTGGCATGAGGACCCCGACGTTCATGTCCATGTCCTCGGAGGGCCGACCTTGAGTCCTAAAGGTCGGGCCCGAGAACTAAGTGCCTATGACGTGGTTCTCAATGGCTATGCTTGAGACTAAATACTTGTGCTCGGCTCCCATGCCCATGTCCATCAAGGCCGGGGCTGGTTCCTCAGCAGCCAGGCCCAAGCCCACAAAGGCTGGGCCCAAGTCCCTCGAGGTAGGCCCAAGTCACTAGCTTCCGAGCTCGGGGTCCACCAAGTCGGCCTCGAGAACATAGTGTTATCACCCTACTCAGCTGAGGCCGCCCTCAACGGCTACGATCGGGGTTGCCCTCCCCGGCCACAGGTGAGGTTGACCCTCGCCAAATTGTCGCCCCTTGCTCGAGGTAGGCCAAGGCAACCCTCGACGGGCACATGAGGGCCGGCCTCGACTAGGCAACGATCTCGGGCCTCACTTATAGAGGTTGAGGGTTCGGCGGCCCTCcgtaaataaaaaagtaaagaaaagcaaaagaaatttataaaaattcctaaatcattaaaatattattaaatattcaTGTCAGCATcggccgtgccacgtaagatggttgacgtccacgtcaacaattgCGGCCAAGATTGATTAAATtgagtcaattggcaaaacgtaaaatcgtttaggaccgaattaacacaattaaaaatttcataattgaattggcataaatacaaaactTTTAggattattttctaatttttttcctagTGATTTGTGCCATGCGTGAGAGGCTTAAGacatagagatagagagagagatgggcgcAGACGATGAGAACAACTCATGGGTGACAAGAGACAACAACTTGGTTGTAACAGTAGGTGGACTTGACGATGACGACGAAGGTGTATTGCGCGTGCATGGTGGCACTAGCTAAGGTTGGCGTGCGCGCGCGCGCGGGGGTGGGGGCGGTTAGATTAGGGTTTTGGTTTGGATAATTTGGAGCGAATATCACAATGACCGAGAGTAATTTAGTTTTTTATACGTTCATTTCATCCTTTAATTTGGAGAACTCTATTCCTTACTTTTTctatattgataaaaaaaaaaacccttccaTTCTATAAATCTTGCAGCTCACACACTTTGACTTTTCATGACGCGAAACTAGGGGGAAAAGTgcactagaaatgccataacttgtgtacggcgttcacttgagtgccataactttcaaaacgttcacttaagtgccataactttcaaaaatcgttctcttgagtgctacgtcggagtaaaatcgttcacttgagtgctacaagaacttttccggtaTGCTACCTCGGTTTTCCgcgagtgccacgtcatctttctagcgtctacgataacttttccggctttcacgtcaacatggcactcaagtgaacaattttttaaagttatggcactcaagtgaacgttttgaaagttatg
It encodes the following:
- the LOC115746958 gene encoding CLK4-associating serine/arginine rich protein isoform X2 produces the protein MWHEARRSEKKVHDMMDAARKRAQRRAVFLAKRRGDPQQSIQAVGSRCRMYRDDGLYQATQDQQGLIPWNGKEDILIDRFDGRALLDFIRESKHSRVKEKSEEEEELEEFVNFERYRDLIKHRRRGFTDVEGLQHVNQEMEAKTTALFAPDRTQQPQPPASKGSYSQVGFSYDMDGREENAYSDGDDDDDDEEEEDDEDVDEDFNSDDSNDEGMDAIAKDFGVKRYGWLVHMDKKAKEEEKRQKEVIKGDPAIRKLSRKERRKASQIEREKEREAARITGNRVLHHDPYRETRRSPTYDAYPRSRRSRSRSPSFSRRYGRGSYTNDDHRSKPKTPKIEYITEFGGSGDSGGPKLEGLSPPSSPPSQADVLNRPLSSHILEALHVDPASGVSLDKEKNAKQKPSASTSSALAKLTKGTSGGPSKQVEKKETPQERLKRIMSKQLNKQIKKDTAAEMAKKREQERQRLEKIAETNRLSRYRHRSRSRSYSRSPPRRYKRSRSPSRSRSSRRYYSRSRSRSPSRSPSRSWSRSPSHTRSRSRSVSRSPRVRSRSRY
- the LOC115746958 gene encoding CLK4-associating serine/arginine rich protein isoform X1 is translated as MWHEARRSEKKVHDMMDAARKRAQRRAVFLAKRRGDPQQSIQAVGSRCRMYRDDGLYQATQDQQGLIPWNGKEDILIDRFDGRALLDFIRESKHSRVKEKSEEEEELEEFVNFERYRDLIKHRRRGFTDVEGLQHVNQEMEAKTTALFAPDSRTQQPQPPASKGSYSQVGFSYDMDGREENAYSDGDDDDDDEEEEDDEDVDEDFNSDDSNDEGMDAIAKDFGVKRYGWLVHMDKKAKEEEKRQKEVIKGDPAIRKLSRKERRKASQIEREKEREAARITGNRVLHHDPYRETRRSPTYDAYPRSRRSRSRSPSFSRRYGRGSYTNDDHRSKPKTPKIEYITEFGGSGDSGGPKLEGLSPPSSPPSQADVLNRPLSSHILEALHVDPASGVSLDKEKNAKQKPSASTSSALAKLTKGTSGGPSKQVEKKETPQERLKRIMSKQLNKQIKKDTAAEMAKKREQERQRLEKIAETNRLSRYRHRSRSRSYSRSPPRRYKRSRSPSRSRSSRRYYSRSRSRSPSRSPSRSWSRSPSHTRSRSRSVSRSPRVRSRSRY